A single Parabacteroides timonensis DNA region contains:
- a CDS encoding helix-turn-helix domain-containing protein has protein sequence MKAFHLFLLIFFIYIGCTNQEKISLLDKEIAATSILSLSFDSLLQEVQNLPSQQQDAILYQISYRNEKDIDGMQKQEKLLLKGLPLTSKKERKKIQIRLLELYEKLNEERVLGTDIKGIQLSEKLETDYSLSREEEWTIKKIKAILLSRRGLHEQYLPIWFELLAEHRAANKTELVIEDLSAIANQFAILGDQEKGLSLYKEAYQLAIENRLPDLSRQCVIRLLYLFYESKQYEEVVNYANEIGADSLASFMPSAYSVLSTCYLELQKPDSARICLNKNQKLKTGQGMTLNCNIAETYIAEKRIDSALILLKKANKQYQNQAKHLQKKSVNSSLPFNFLQPYSSLATLYQQNGNYQQADEAFNIVEPLMRKSIKNPDQLEIQADALTRYSSFCRATKQYEKAVDLLVRRDSIQQIINKVNKERESKNLMDRLQIKDLMHKLEMQEALLTNSHRIIAVSSTCAVLFLFFICAIGYIYQQRKKRLSVILNQDKEAKQPEPLATPENKMPLSSEEKLFRAAQKKVSSEKLYLNKDLKLKSLAKILGTNHSYLSSCINTCSNKNYNQWINDFRVDYLLEQIHSGKKLSDLANEAGFSSTDAFYRNFKRKTNLTPSEYLKQYPLTKES, from the coding sequence ATGAAAGCATTCCATCTATTTCTTCTTATATTCTTCATATATATCGGTTGTACAAATCAGGAAAAAATCAGTCTATTAGATAAAGAAATAGCTGCAACATCTATTTTATCTTTATCATTTGATTCTTTATTGCAAGAGGTACAAAACCTACCATCCCAACAGCAAGATGCAATCTTATATCAAATTTCCTATCGGAATGAAAAAGATATAGATGGAATGCAAAAACAAGAAAAACTCTTATTGAAAGGTCTCCCTCTCACATCCAAAAAAGAGAGAAAAAAAATACAAATACGATTATTGGAGCTTTATGAAAAGTTAAATGAAGAAAGAGTGTTGGGTACTGATATAAAAGGTATTCAACTAAGTGAAAAACTCGAAACGGATTACTCCCTTTCACGAGAAGAAGAATGGACTATAAAAAAAATAAAAGCAATATTATTAAGTAGAAGAGGATTACATGAACAATATTTACCAATTTGGTTTGAGTTATTAGCAGAACACCGTGCAGCTAATAAAACAGAACTCGTAATTGAGGATCTTTCTGCTATAGCAAATCAATTTGCTATATTAGGAGATCAAGAAAAAGGTCTCTCCTTGTATAAAGAAGCTTATCAACTGGCTATTGAAAATCGTCTTCCTGATTTAAGTAGACAATGTGTAATTAGATTACTTTACCTTTTCTATGAATCGAAACAATATGAGGAAGTAGTGAATTATGCTAATGAAATAGGGGCAGATTCTTTAGCATCATTCATGCCTTCTGCTTATTCTGTACTATCTACATGTTATTTAGAACTCCAAAAACCTGATAGTGCCCGAATTTGTTTAAACAAAAATCAAAAATTGAAAACAGGACAAGGAATGACTCTTAACTGTAATATTGCTGAAACTTATATTGCAGAAAAGAGAATTGATTCTGCTCTTATTTTGTTAAAAAAGGCGAATAAACAATATCAAAATCAGGCTAAACATCTCCAAAAGAAAAGTGTAAATTCTTCTCTTCCTTTTAACTTTTTGCAACCTTATTCATCTTTAGCAACTTTATATCAACAAAACGGGAATTATCAACAAGCAGATGAAGCATTTAACATAGTTGAGCCGTTAATGAGAAAGTCAATCAAAAATCCAGATCAATTGGAGATCCAAGCCGATGCTCTCACCCGCTATAGCTCTTTTTGTCGGGCTACCAAGCAATATGAAAAAGCCGTAGATTTATTAGTACGTCGAGACTCCATCCAGCAAATCATTAACAAGGTCAATAAGGAACGTGAAAGTAAAAATCTTATGGATCGTTTGCAGATTAAAGATTTAATGCACAAACTCGAGATGCAGGAAGCTTTATTGACTAATTCACATCGCATAATTGCAGTCTCATCCACTTGTGCAGTCTTATTCCTCTTTTTTATATGTGCTATAGGCTACATTTATCAGCAACGGAAGAAGCGGTTATCGGTTATACTAAATCAGGATAAAGAAGCGAAACAACCCGAGCCATTGGCTACACCAGAGAATAAGATGCCACTTAGCTCTGAAGAAAAACTTTTCCGTGCAGCCCAAAAGAAAGTAAGTTCTGAAAAGTTATATCTTAATAAAGATCTGAAGCTTAAATCATTGGCAAAAATATTGGGTACCAACCACTCCTATCTGTCATCATGCATTAATACCTGTTCTAACAAAAACTACAATCAATGGATCAACGATTTTCGCGTTGATTATTTATTGGAACAAATTCATTCAGGAAAGAAATTATCCGATCTGGCTAATGAAGCAGGTTTTTCTTCCACCGATGCCTTTTATCGTAACTTTAAACGAAAGACAAATCTTACCCCTAGCGAATATCTAAAGCAGTATCCTCTTACTAAAGAATCATGA
- a CDS encoding D-Ala-D-Ala carboxypeptidase family metallohydrolase — protein sequence MKYFTLKECTYSATAEAKGIDNTPSAEHKAHIVESIETLVVPLREAWGNHCRKNKLGIVGINISSGYRSPALNTAVHGVKTSAHCYGYAFDLVPANGKMVEFKHFCRDFLTNYTECSFDQLISEKENKSGVPNWMHVGYKHPEGKQRREFLSMIGGKYCPMTE from the coding sequence ATGAAATATTTCACTCTTAAGGAATGTACATATTCTGCCACAGCAGAAGCCAAAGGTATCGACAACACGCCGAGTGCCGAACATAAAGCGCATATTGTGGAAAGTATAGAAACATTAGTCGTTCCGCTGCGCGAGGCATGGGGAAACCATTGTCGTAAAAATAAGCTGGGTATAGTAGGTATTAATATTTCGTCCGGTTACCGTAGCCCGGCACTTAATACTGCCGTTCACGGTGTAAAGACATCGGCGCATTGCTATGGCTATGCCTTCGATCTGGTTCCGGCAAACGGGAAGATGGTAGAATTCAAACATTTCTGTCGTGACTTCCTCACCAACTATACCGAATGTTCGTTCGACCAGTTGATCTCCGAAAAAGAAAACAAGAGCGGGGTTCCGAACTGGATGCATGTAGGATATAAACATCCGGAGGGAAAACAACGTCGCGAGTTTCTTTCTATGATAGGTGGTAAATATTGTCCTATGACTGAATAA
- a CDS encoding phage tail protein, which produces MPDNAVTNWTPPVSFHFLVDFQSKLDHFQTSFTEVSGLDIRLETHEKPNDTGIWIKMPAKVTYGNITLKRPATPLNNDTFLKWVNKCLKTDKDKRIIPYDVIIKLLDEKGDPLIGWKCAYAYPIQWTPGGLDAEKSGLATETVVLTCNRIDRIL; this is translated from the coding sequence ATGCCGGACAACGCTGTAACAAACTGGACACCTCCTGTAAGCTTCCATTTTCTGGTGGATTTTCAAAGTAAGCTGGATCACTTCCAGACTTCATTCACAGAGGTTTCCGGTTTGGATATACGGCTTGAAACGCACGAAAAACCGAATGATACAGGTATATGGATAAAAATGCCGGCTAAAGTTACATACGGAAATATTACGCTCAAACGTCCTGCGACTCCCCTGAATAATGATACATTCCTTAAGTGGGTTAATAAATGTCTCAAAACGGATAAGGACAAGCGTATTATACCGTATGACGTAATAATCAAATTACTGGACGAAAAAGGGGATCCATTGATCGGTTGGAAATGTGCATACGCATATCCTATACAATGGACACCTGGCGGACTGGATGCGGAAAAGAGCGGATTGGCAACAGAAACGGTAGTCCTGACCTGCAACCGGATAGATCGTATACTATAA
- a CDS encoding Pvc16 family protein, translated as MIRMVLTHFAARLDEYLRRKFPQPEGVTEVGFIGNGSEERPCKLIISLVNIEREAAGGISAGIRRSGSEYERSYPPLLLNLDLMLAAVYDEKRYTESLSVLSETLTFMQSHPYFDLNGQMYTIEIVTLSAQDINNIWTTLGGQYYPSVMCKLRRLMIDAGYTSGSTGIAGEQNVRLTK; from the coding sequence ATGATAAGAATGGTTTTGACACATTTTGCTGCCCGTTTGGATGAATATCTGCGGAGGAAGTTTCCCCAGCCTGAAGGGGTAACAGAAGTGGGCTTTATAGGCAACGGCTCGGAAGAGAGACCTTGTAAATTAATTATCTCGTTAGTCAATATAGAACGGGAAGCGGCTGGAGGTATCTCGGCAGGTATCCGCCGGAGTGGTTCGGAATATGAACGGAGTTATCCGCCACTATTGTTGAATCTGGATCTGATGCTGGCTGCTGTATACGATGAAAAACGCTATACAGAATCATTATCCGTCTTATCTGAAACACTGACATTCATGCAATCTCACCCTTATTTTGATTTGAATGGACAGATGTACACAATTGAAATTGTAACGTTGTCAGCACAAGATATCAATAATATCTGGACAACATTAGGTGGACAGTATTATCCGTCAGTGATGTGTAAGCTGCGTAGGCTGATGATAGACGCCGGCTATACCAGTGGAAGTACTGGTATAGCCGGTGAACAAAATGTACGTTTAACAAAATAA
- a CDS encoding CIS tube protein has protein sequence MGKMTITAYTDDSFSSEYKSALDLPINPSKVKLNKGIRYAEDKQLGSLNGSNVYVRYQPETFSFECLLDQTAAMEDEDEKKPVRDVVNDLEERLYFYNSEGHRPSFVKVQYGDITFFGQLKTLETEYTLFDFDSIPLRAELKVTLMGYCSQKEEKKRFSKRSPDVSRLITLKEGQTLAALCNEVYGDPLLVGEVARFNNLNGYRDVPAGTNILLPMLKKE, from the coding sequence ATGGGGAAAATGACCATTACAGCCTATACGGACGATAGTTTCAGCAGCGAATACAAATCTGCGCTGGATCTACCCATCAACCCGAGCAAGGTGAAGCTTAACAAGGGAATCCGTTATGCGGAAGACAAGCAACTGGGTAGCCTGAACGGGTCGAACGTATATGTGCGTTACCAACCGGAAACCTTCTCATTCGAATGTCTGCTGGATCAGACCGCCGCGATGGAAGATGAAGACGAGAAGAAACCCGTGCGCGACGTCGTGAACGACCTCGAAGAACGCCTGTACTTTTACAATAGCGAAGGCCATCGTCCCTCGTTCGTCAAGGTACAGTATGGCGACATCACCTTCTTCGGACAACTTAAGACACTCGAAACAGAATACACCCTGTTCGACTTCGACAGCATCCCGCTCCGTGCCGAACTGAAAGTGACACTGATGGGTTATTGCAGCCAGAAAGAGGAGAAGAAACGCTTCTCCAAACGCTCGCCCGATGTGTCGCGACTGATTACATTGAAGGAAGGCCAGACCCTGGCCGCCCTTTGCAACGAAGTATATGGAGACCCGCTCCTGGTGGGCGAAGTCGCCCGATTTAATAATCTCAACGGCTACAGGGATGTACCGGCAGGTACGAATATCCTGCTGCCGATGTTAAAAAAAGAATAA
- a CDS encoding GPW/gp25 family protein, with protein MDEVKNLLDADVFLGRGWNFPPQLTENGVKMVAYEEDIEQSLRVLFSTSPGERVNRYDYGCPLRRYTFEPIYTQTLVRMRADIARAITLFEPRITLEEVSFEERSDEGLLLILITYTIIRTNSRSNMVYPFYLNEGTNT; from the coding sequence ATGGATGAAGTGAAGAATCTGTTGGATGCCGATGTCTTTCTGGGGCGAGGTTGGAATTTTCCACCTCAGTTGACGGAAAATGGGGTAAAGATGGTAGCTTACGAAGAGGATATCGAACAGAGCTTGCGTGTATTATTCAGCACCTCGCCGGGCGAGCGCGTGAACCGGTACGATTATGGCTGCCCGCTGCGTCGCTACACCTTCGAACCGATCTATACGCAAACCCTGGTGCGGATGCGGGCAGATATCGCCCGGGCTATCACTCTCTTCGAGCCACGCATCACGTTGGAAGAGGTGTCGTTCGAGGAGCGTTCGGATGAAGGATTGTTGCTGATCCTGATCACTTACACCATCATCCGTACGAATAGCCGCAGCAATATGGTGTATCCGTTTTATCTGAATGAAGGGACGAATACATGA
- a CDS encoding PAAR domain-containing protein, giving the protein MPPAARITDMHTCPMQTPAFPSPIPHVGGPITGPAVPNVLIGKIPAAVVGDMCVCVGPPDTIIKGSSTVMIGGRPAARMGDSTAHGGTIVAGCPTVMIGG; this is encoded by the coding sequence ATGCCACCGGCAGCAAGAATAACTGATATGCACACCTGCCCGATGCAGACCCCGGCGTTTCCCTCGCCGATACCGCATGTGGGCGGCCCGATTACAGGGCCTGCTGTGCCGAATGTACTGATAGGGAAAATACCGGCAGCCGTCGTGGGCGACATGTGTGTCTGCGTAGGGCCACCGGACACGATCATAAAAGGCTCGTCTACCGTCATGATAGGCGGAAGACCGGCAGCCCGGATGGGCGACAGCACCGCACATGGCGGAACGATTGTCGCCGGATGTCCCACGGTAATGATTGGAGGATAA
- a CDS encoding 4Fe-4S binding protein, with product MENNEGKILEQTEQDIPKTLWTIDRSKCNVCGECVDACKRGILIVKDKMIIITSQIDCNWCGDCAGACASDAIELT from the coding sequence ATGGAAAACAATGAAGGAAAAATTTTAGAACAAACAGAACAGGATATACCTAAAACATTATGGACTATTGATCGTTCAAAATGCAATGTTTGTGGAGAGTGTGTAGATGCTTGTAAGCGCGGAATACTTATAGTTAAAGATAAGATGATAATAATAACTAGTCAAATAGATTGCAATTGGTGTGGAGATTGTGCTGGCGCTTGTGCATCTGATGCTATTGAATTGACTTAA
- a CDS encoding phage tail sheath family protein — protein MGEYKTPGVYIKEKNAFGNSVVEVETAIPVFIGLTEKAQDGTTSLLNKPMRISSMTEFNNYFGGAPTPKFTLSIAKIDTKDKDYLICLPDKKKETALKVKAPTTIYTLYYHMVLFFANGGGTCYVVSIGDYQTGSLDKSIIKDSVFPELKKVQDITMLVVPEALQVEEWDGIYTNLLGLCDSKKYFVLLDVPMKGDEEEKDPATYFRNKIGSNNLQFAAAYYPWLETSVLSDNDITQDNIEWEGSPTLLSPFFDWTPPKKGDLFPLDKYVSGLLTRKKELEDDNAVKEINKELHNALLQNWPEYSLMVKKVKDYLNLLPPSAAMAGVYTMVDNTRGVWKAPANVSINYVNKPAIPITNADQEELNMPMSGKAINAIRSFPGEGIKVWGARTLDGNSLDWRYINVRRTMTFLEQSVKNAARAYVFEPNDANTWINMKCMIESFLRSVWKRGGLAGATPEDAYSVHVGLGDTMTPEDILEGIMRITVLVAISHPAEFIEITFQQQMQKS, from the coding sequence ATGGGAGAATACAAGACCCCCGGCGTTTATATAAAAGAGAAGAACGCTTTCGGCAATTCCGTTGTGGAAGTCGAAACAGCCATCCCTGTTTTTATCGGTCTTACAGAGAAAGCACAGGACGGCACAACGTCTTTGCTGAATAAGCCGATGCGGATTTCATCAATGACAGAGTTCAACAATTATTTTGGTGGTGCACCGACACCGAAGTTTACACTTTCTATTGCAAAAATCGACACCAAAGACAAGGACTATCTGATTTGTTTACCCGACAAAAAAAAGGAAACAGCTTTGAAGGTAAAAGCTCCGACAACTATTTACACTTTATATTATCACATGGTGTTGTTCTTTGCCAATGGCGGCGGAACATGCTATGTGGTTTCGATAGGAGATTATCAAACAGGTTCTCTTGACAAAAGTATTATCAAGGATAGCGTCTTCCCTGAACTGAAAAAAGTACAGGACATCACAATGTTGGTTGTTCCTGAAGCCTTACAGGTAGAAGAATGGGATGGCATCTACACTAACCTTTTGGGATTGTGCGACAGCAAGAAATACTTCGTATTGCTGGATGTACCCATGAAGGGAGACGAAGAAGAGAAAGATCCGGCAACTTATTTCCGCAACAAAATAGGTTCGAATAACCTTCAGTTTGCAGCCGCTTATTATCCTTGGCTGGAAACCTCTGTTTTATCGGATAATGACATTACCCAGGATAATATCGAATGGGAGGGATCTCCGACATTATTATCGCCTTTCTTTGACTGGACACCACCTAAAAAAGGAGATCTGTTCCCATTAGATAAATATGTATCTGGACTTTTAACCAGGAAAAAAGAGTTGGAAGACGACAATGCAGTTAAAGAAATCAATAAAGAACTCCATAACGCCCTGTTGCAAAACTGGCCGGAATACAGCTTGATGGTAAAGAAAGTGAAAGATTATCTGAATCTCCTCCCTCCTTCGGCTGCGATGGCCGGCGTCTATACGATGGTCGATAATACGCGCGGTGTATGGAAAGCCCCGGCTAATGTTTCCATCAACTACGTGAATAAACCTGCAATCCCTATCACGAATGCAGACCAGGAAGAGTTGAACATGCCGATGAGTGGAAAAGCAATCAATGCGATCCGCTCTTTCCCCGGCGAAGGTATCAAAGTATGGGGTGCACGCACGTTGGACGGCAATTCACTGGACTGGCGTTATATTAATGTACGCCGTACGATGACTTTTCTGGAGCAGTCGGTAAAGAATGCTGCCCGTGCTTACGTGTTCGAGCCGAATGACGCCAACACGTGGATCAACATGAAATGTATGATAGAGAGTTTCCTGCGCAGCGTCTGGAAACGCGGTGGACTGGCAGGTGCTACACCTGAAGATGCTTATAGCGTACACGTAGGTTTAGGCGATACCATGACTCCTGAGGATATCCTCGAAGGAATTATGCGCATCACAGTACTGGTAGCTATTTCGCATCCGGCAGAATTTATCGAAATCACCTTCCAGCAGCAAATGCAGAAAAGCTAA
- a CDS encoding HU family DNA-binding protein, with protein sequence MPFWKKSFSKRTNVHFPQAIVQGKPVETEAIAKDLSRISTVSNSDVQAVLGDIAPVMHNRMAQGKSVHIKGLGYFRYVLDTKGVKDLKDFDFGKQVQAVRVQFTPERTKQSGGTYTRALVDSDQLEWIELSPNTPDQDPAPEPGGEDDRPVIE encoded by the coding sequence ATGCCATTTTGGAAAAAATCATTTAGTAAAAGAACGAACGTTCACTTTCCCCAAGCTATTGTGCAGGGAAAGCCCGTAGAAACGGAGGCTATCGCCAAAGATTTGTCGAGAATCTCCACAGTAAGTAACTCGGATGTTCAGGCCGTCTTGGGTGACATCGCTCCGGTGATGCACAACCGTATGGCACAAGGCAAGAGTGTTCATATTAAGGGGCTCGGTTACTTCCGTTACGTGCTCGACACGAAAGGAGTGAAAGACCTTAAGGACTTCGATTTCGGTAAGCAGGTACAAGCAGTCCGCGTGCAATTCACTCCCGAACGCACGAAACAGAGCGGTGGTACATACACCCGCGCGCTCGTAGACAGCGACCAGTTGGAATGGATCGAACTTTCACCCAACACCCCAGATCAAGACCCGGCACCGGAACCAGGTGGCGAGGATGATAGACCGGTGATTGAGTAA
- a CDS encoding phage tail sheath family protein, with product MGEYKTPGVYIKEKNAFGNSVVEAETAIPAFIGYTEKARNGNDDLKNVPWKISSMTEFIQYFGGAPKLSFTVDIVKYHQEIEITKEDEKIAVQLDKPIEKPKTPIFQLDINTDEKEVFEIGQEKKKTSFQVNYAFCIDGAHAYTLYYNMQLFFANGGGACYIVSVGNYEEALNKDSMIKALDTLKLEQEITMVVIPEAVKLSDKNNFKDVQQQMLSHCGYDMKNRFALLDIYPKEDENTRIDSQVNVFWENIGSSFLSYGAAYFPWLNTSVLGERDLDGNMFTWGDKGYTYWCKFSNIDPGFSNIINAYYGDEFELKAGEAKTVRKHEFKFDEVNKKKEGDDIYLTEGETEKAIGKIEKIEDIKETKDNEVKVVAKKIKVIWKPSFINIEDKQTFHLALLNSSFVYKQMMKGLLKSLNLLPPSAAMAGIYTMVDRSRGVWKAPANVTLSYVDSVAEDIDDEQQAGLNAPMNGKAINVIRPFRGEGIKVWGARTLDGNSLDWRYINVRRTLLFLEESVKNAARAYVFEPNDAGTWINMKCMIESFLRSVWKRGGLAGATPEDAYEVHIGLGDTMTAEDILEGIMRITVLVAVTHPVEFIEITFQQQMQKS from the coding sequence ATGGGCGAATACAAGACACCAGGCGTTTATATCAAAGAAAAAAACGCCTTTGGCAACTCGGTTGTGGAAGCCGAAACTGCTATTCCGGCTTTCATCGGTTATACCGAAAAGGCCCGAAACGGCAATGACGACCTGAAAAATGTTCCCTGGAAAATTTCATCGATGACAGAGTTTATACAGTATTTTGGTGGAGCACCGAAACTTAGTTTCACGGTGGATATTGTAAAGTATCATCAAGAAATTGAAATAACGAAAGAGGATGAAAAGATAGCTGTACAACTAGACAAACCAATAGAAAAACCAAAGACTCCGATATTCCAATTGGACATAAATACAGATGAAAAAGAAGTATTTGAGATTGGTCAGGAGAAAAAGAAAACTTCGTTTCAAGTGAACTATGCATTTTGCATTGACGGGGCTCATGCATATACATTATATTATAATATGCAGTTATTCTTTGCCAACGGTGGTGGTGCTTGCTATATCGTTTCGGTGGGTAACTACGAAGAAGCATTGAATAAAGATTCTATGATTAAGGCATTGGATACATTAAAGCTGGAACAGGAAATTACAATGGTAGTAATACCGGAGGCCGTAAAATTATCGGATAAAAATAACTTCAAAGATGTACAGCAACAAATGCTTTCTCATTGTGGATATGATATGAAAAACCGTTTCGCCCTACTTGACATTTATCCCAAAGAGGATGAAAATACACGTATCGACAGTCAGGTGAATGTTTTCTGGGAGAACATCGGTTCAAGTTTCCTGTCATACGGTGCTGCTTATTTCCCCTGGCTGAATACTTCTGTATTAGGTGAGCGCGATTTGGACGGCAACATGTTCACATGGGGTGACAAAGGTTATACTTATTGGTGTAAGTTCTCCAATATTGATCCCGGCTTTTCCAATATTATAAATGCATATTATGGTGATGAATTTGAGTTGAAAGCAGGTGAAGCAAAGACGGTAAGAAAGCATGAATTTAAGTTCGATGAGGTTAATAAAAAAAAGGAAGGCGATGATATTTACCTAACTGAAGGTGAAACAGAAAAGGCTATTGGTAAAATTGAAAAAATAGAAGATATAAAGGAAACAAAGGACAATGAAGTAAAAGTTGTAGCCAAAAAGATAAAAGTAATTTGGAAACCTTCATTTATCAATATCGAAGATAAACAAACCTTCCATCTGGCATTGCTTAACAGTTCTTTTGTTTACAAGCAGATGATGAAAGGTCTACTGAAAAGCTTGAACCTCCTCCCTCCTTCCGCAGCTATGGCCGGTATCTATACGATGGTAGACAGAAGTCGTGGCGTATGGAAAGCCCCTGCCAATGTAACGTTGAGCTATGTAGACAGCGTGGCAGAGGATATCGATGACGAGCAACAGGCCGGGTTGAATGCACCGATGAACGGAAAAGCTATCAATGTAATCCGTCCTTTCCGTGGTGAGGGAATAAAGGTGTGGGGAGCACGCACGCTCGATGGCAACTCCCTCGATTGGCGATACATTAATGTACGTCGCACGCTGCTCTTCCTCGAAGAATCGGTGAAGAATGCTGCCCGTGCTTACGTGTTCGAACCAAACGATGCCGGTACGTGGATCAACATGAAATGTATGATAGAAAGCTTCCTGCGAAGCGTATGGAAACGCGGCGGACTGGCAGGAGCCACTCCGGAAGATGCCTATGAAGTACATATCGGACTGGGAGACACCATGACTGCTGAAGATATTTTGGAAGGCATTATGCGCATTACGGTATTGGTAGCCGTCACGCATCCGGTCGAATTTATCGAGATAACTTTCCAGCAGCAAATGCAAAAGAGTTAA
- a CDS encoding phage tail protein — protein MADDNGSAQSSSTQMWPLPSFYFKVSISNVGDMSCSEVSGLEAEYEELTYRAGDSKIFTKMKMPGLKKAGDVTLKKGVFKDDKAMWDWINKVNMNIIQRETVTISLLDESGSPVKTWEVANAWPKKITVEGFKSDANSPAMETLILAHEGVTVK, from the coding sequence ATGGCAGACGATAATGGTTCAGCACAGAGTTCGAGCACGCAAATGTGGCCGTTGCCCAGTTTTTATTTCAAAGTATCTATCTCCAATGTAGGAGATATGTCGTGCAGTGAAGTTTCCGGTCTTGAAGCGGAATATGAAGAGTTGACTTATCGCGCAGGCGACAGTAAAATATTTACGAAGATGAAAATGCCCGGACTGAAGAAAGCTGGTGACGTGACTTTGAAGAAAGGTGTTTTCAAAGACGACAAAGCCATGTGGGATTGGATTAACAAAGTCAATATGAACATCATCCAACGTGAAACAGTAACCATCAGCCTGCTGGATGAAAGCGGCAGTCCTGTAAAGACCTGGGAAGTGGCAAATGCATGGCCCAAGAAGATAACGGTGGAAGGTTTCAAATCAGACGCTAATTCACCGGCGATGGAGACATTGATATTGGCACACGAAGGAGTAACGGTTAAATAA